A stretch of Mya arenaria isolate MELC-2E11 chromosome 14, ASM2691426v1 DNA encodes these proteins:
- the LOC128217079 gene encoding protein SSUH2 homolog: protein MSAYPPGGFDPNQAPQRWQPGMGGPAPQNPNMPQNDMEGTQPPQGSYGDPAYPPIQGYEGVKFGSMMPMPPPPMPQQPQGDPPPQTFTDMANLTEEDCRQAMIQFVSENCCYGSKPAKEMKITKFTGITAMHYVLETFAEGRSTGSANEPYRGGPIDGPQNGMAPPPWSIPCQPHQTFHDHDIKIEVPHTSVVSPCQACDARGWNYCWRCSGRGRNRCNSCGGDGKRMEYDAHRQQHVRRTCHHCHGDGRVRCHTCGGDGRITCDTCDGFRMLRCFILLTVRYTNHKDDYILETSDMPDELVRTVGGTVLFEDTQPMVWPIQSYPVPEVNQNSQRLVSSHRSNWPSEKKLSQRQTLRGVPVTEVAYTWDDQHLRYWVYGRERRVHSPDYPQQCCCGCSIL, encoded by the exons atgtcgGCCTACCCTCCAG GAGGCTTCGACCCCAACCAGGCTCCCCAAC GATGGCAGCCTGGGATGGGCGGCCCAGCGCCTCAGAACCCCAACATGCCCCAGAATGATATGGAAGGGACGCAGCCGCCCCAGGGCTCCTATGGGGACCCAGCCTATCCGCCTATACAAGGCTACGAAGGCGTCAAGTTCGGATCCATGA TGCCGATGCCTCCCCCGCCCATGCCCCAACAACCCCAGGGAGACCCGCCACCGCAGACGTTCACAGA TATGGCGAACCTAACGGAGGAGGACTGTCGTCAGGCAATGATCCAGTTCGTGAGCGAGAACTGTTGCTATGGCAGCAAACCAGCCAAGGAAATGAAGATAACCAAGTTCACCGGCATCACCGCCATGCAT tACGTGTTGGAGACGTTTGCCGAGGGTCGCTCCACAGGCAGCGCGAATGAGCCGTACAGGGGAGGGCCGATAGACGGACCTCAGAACGGAATGGCGCCGCCGCCGTGGTCCATCCCCTGCCAGCCCCACCAGACTTTCCACGACCACGACATCAAGATAGAGGTTCCCCACACCTCTGTCGTCAGT CCCTGCCAGGCGTGTGATGCCCGGGGCTGGAACTATTGTTGGCGGTGCAGCGGGCGTGGTCGGAACCGCTGTAACTCGTGCGGGGGAGACGGCAAGCGAATGGAGTATGACGCCCACCGCCAACAGCACGTCAGGCGCACCTGTCACCACTGCCATGGTGACGGAAGAGTTCG TTGTCACACGTGCGGCGGAGACGGGCGGATCACGTGCGACACATGTGACGGCTTCCGGATGCTGCGATGCTTCATCCTCCTCACCGTGAGATA CACGAACCATAAGGATGATTACATACTGGAGACATCCGACATGCCCGACGAGCTCGTTCGCACCGTCGGCGGCACCGTTCTATTCGAGGATACACAGCCAATG GTGTGGCCGATCCAGTCGTACCCTGTGCCGGAAGTCAACCAGAACTCCCAGCGGCTTGTCAGCTCCCACCGCTCAAACTGGCCCTCTGAGAAGAAGCTCAGCCAG AGGCAGACGTTGCGCGGTGTGCCGGTGACGGAAGTGGCGTACACGTGGGACGACCAGCATCTTCGCTACTGGGTGTACGGCCGAGAGCGGCGTGTGCACTCCCCCGACTACCCACAGCAGTGTTGCTGCGGTTGCTCAATCCTCTAG
- the LOC128217075 gene encoding leucine-rich repeat neuronal protein 1-like, with protein MEVQMYLLTILGYMCAITFTGITGVAAKDNIVGNDSSSRSWFTSQCPRKCTCDKRQLSLARHNIPSNKFLYTVDCSGEQLTSPPSSLPENTEVFFIANNSFGTIKLLSKSDSLLYLDMSNSSLESISGIRFFAQYPQLKYLNLKRNSLKTVPNDTFNKLDHLLTFDLSFNDLENMYSESLLGLKNLKSLDLSHNHLKTVTSTWFSSMYELRELDLSHNEIVQIEMNSFQNLENLNLLNLSNNKIRRIGHSAFNVLKSLFVLDLGTNCLQFVPTIQLQSTYLLKKVSLNGNLIHKLHPGDFNNISVISLTLSFMNELTVVEKFSFQNMQYLTNLEMHDNPKLMFIDGNAFKNVPKLKTLYFHNNRLSVLPSGLPQSVPSLQDVHLYHNPVRCDCNALWIRDLVEEAKEHNFSKPFFSHPNFIKCAYPINVTGLSLPEVDESQFSRVCAPVTLPSFHENYTLGLGEELRLECHSYGIPSPQLIWLLPNGSEISNSTSSRKIEIIDKYNLVVRFLSVEDSGTYECKARNEVGFDISSTKVTVTNKPVRLVLLNLSVDYISLTWNGTQHNSMISDYQLHYKEIKGVDNQTQSSYRILPLDPQYRSYKVTHLKPGTNYEFCLVYVYDTEYYKVDCETFATKSKYLYQSAIKKIVSEQIIAGVCTALGITMAIACMVTLVRKFRIHKDYELPYGAGDEPEGIHIPLQNVYNPLSTPLCSSKTSLLSTHTSKSNFDEY; from the coding sequence ATGGAAGTGCAAATGTACCTTCTCACGATCTTAGGATACATGTGTGCCATAACGTTTACCGGTATCACGGGTGTTGCTGCAAAAGACAACATTGTTGGGAACGATTCAAGTTCAAGGTCGTGGTTTACAAGCCAGTGTCCGAGGAAGTGTACATGTGATAAAAGACAGCTCTCCCTCGCTCGCCACAATATTCCATCAAACAAGTTTCTTTACACTGTGGACTGCTCTGGGGAACAATTAACATCACCTCCTTCAAGCCTGCCAGAAAACACCGAAGTGTTCTTCATCGCCAATAATAGTTTTGgaacaattaaattattgtcAAAATCAGATTCTCTATTATATTTAGATATGTCAAATAGTTCATTGGAAAGTATTAGCGGTATTCGATTTTTTGCTCAATATCctcaattgaaatatttgaacttaaaaagaaattcaCTTAAAACTGTACCAAATGATACATTCAACAAATTGGATCATTTACTAACATTTGATCTGAGTTTTAATGACCTAGAAAATATGTATTCAGAAAGTCTTTTGGGTTTGAAAAACCTGAAATCATTAGACTTATCACATAATCACCTGAAAACTGTTACTTCCACATGGTTTTCTTCCATGTATGAATTACGAGAACTCGATTTATCTCATAATGAAATTGTGCAAATAGAAATGAACTCATTTCAAAATCTCGAAAACCTCAATTTacttaatttatcaaataacaaaatcaGAAGAATTGGACACTCTGcattcaatgttttgaaaagcCTATTTGTACTGGATCTGGGTACCAATTGCCTACAATTTGTGCCAACAATACAACTGCAATCAACTTATTTACTGAAGAAAGTTTCATTGAATGGAAACCTAATACATAAATTGCATCCTGGAGATTTCAACAACATCAGTGTAATTTCTCTCACTCTTAGCTTTATGAACGAGTTGACAGTTGTGGAAAAGTTTTcgtttcaaaacatgcaatatcTAACCAATCTGGAGATGCACGACAATCCAAAGCTTATGTTCATAGATGGGAATGCATTCAAAAACGTCCCCAAGCTCAAGACCCTGTACTTCCATAACAATAGGTTGTCGGTACTTCCCTCGGGACTGCCTCAATCCGTTCCAAGCCTCCAGGATGTCCACCTGTATCACAATCCCGTCCGCTGTGATTGCAACGCTCTCTGGATCCGGGACCTAGTGGAGGAGGCTAAAGAACATAATTTTAGTAAGCCTTTTTTTAGTCATCCAAACTTCATCAAATGTGCTTACCCTATAAATGTCACTGGCTTGTCATTACCTGAAGTTGACGAGAGTCAGTTTTCAAGAGTATGTGCTCCAGTGACACTTCCGTCATTTCACGAGAATTACACACTTGGTCTAGGCGAGGAGCTCCGGCTTGAATGCCACTCATATGGTATTCCTTCACCACAGCTGATATGGCTATTGCCTAATGGATCAGAAATCTCAAACAGTACATCCAGTAGAAAAATAGAAATCATAGACAAGTATAATTTAGTTGTTCGCTTTCTCAGTGTTGAAGACAGTGGTACGTATGAGTGTAAAGCGAGGAATGAAGTAGGGTTTGACATCAGCTCCACAAAGGTCACCGTCACAAACAAGCCCGTGAGGCTCGTGCTGCTGAATCTCTCGGTCGACTATATTTCTCTCACATGGAATGGAACCCAACACAACTCAATGATCTCAGACTATCAGCTGCATTATAAGGAAATTAAGGGAGTAGACAATCAAACTCAGTCATCATACAGAATTTTACCCCTTGATCCCCAGTACAGGAGTTACAAGGTGACGCATCTTAAGCCAGGCACTAACTATGAGTTTTGTCTAGTCTATGTATACGATACTGAATATTACAAAGTAGACTGTGAGACGTTTGCAACCAAGAGCAAATATCTATACCAAAGTGCAATAAAGAAAATAGTGAGCGAGCAAATTATAGCAGGTGTGTGTACAGCTCTTGGAATAACCATGGCAATCGCGTGTATGGTGACACTAGTGCGCAAGTTTCGTATCCACAAGGATTATGAGTTGCCATATGGGGCAGGGGACGAGCCAGAGGGGATACACATTCCGCTTCAGAACGTGTACAATCCGCTCTCAACACCTCTCTGCTCTTCCAAAACATCGCTTCTTTCCACACATACAAGCAAATCCAACTTCGATGAATATTAA